The following are encoded in a window of Mannheimia varigena genomic DNA:
- a CDS encoding GNAT family N-acetyltransferase produces the protein MIKHNLDNFEFAYIDESGVKAGTLRYRYIKDNVIDAYTTRVDEAFQGKGIAGELYNALIAFAQEKALKIKPSCSYIEVKMQRNHRELIA, from the coding sequence ATGATTAAACACAATCTTGATAATTTTGAATTTGCGTATATTGATGAAAGCGGAGTAAAAGCCGGCACATTGCGTTACCGCTACATCAAAGACAATGTGATTGACGCTTACACTACAAGGGTTGATGAAGCCTTTCAAGGCAAGGGCATTGCAGGCGAGTTATATAACGCCTTAATTGCTTTTGCTCAAGAAAAAGCATTAAAAATTAAGCCGAGCTGCAGCTATATTGAGGTAAAAATGCAGCGAAACCATCGAGAGTTGATTGCTTAG
- the dacB gene encoding serine-type D-Ala-D-Ala carboxypeptidase, with the protein MIFKNATRSFFQKFILSTLLIPSLVQAEINAEELIQTLPAGTSVSFIAKNLDTNQIITQHQSDVFMLPASTQKVFTALAAKLTLSDDFRFQTALLTNGKVENDVVKGNLIARFTGDPELTSGQIYQLISKLKQQGINKIEGDLILDTSVFASHDKASGWIWNDLTMCFNAPPAAINIDRNCFYVSLNADQPIGEFAKVDVPSAYPVQVFSSAYVVDSKEAPFCQLDVVVHDNNRYQIKGCMARQSKPFGLSFSVQDPTNYGANIINKHLKSLGIEFNGQLKEPLTPQAGTVLAEHYSEPLPVLLKKMMKKSDNQIADALFRTVANKQHNRPASFQLGSYVIRQLLKSKANINFKNSVVADGSGLSRHNQISSQTMLETLEYIAQNEDTLHLFETFPIAGVDGTISGRGSISTEPLAKNLIAKTGALKGVYNLAGFMKNARGEQIAFVQFISGYSTGELESKTKRAPLNTFENRFYMALFNE; encoded by the coding sequence ATGATTTTTAAAAACGCCACTCGCTCTTTTTTTCAGAAATTTATCTTATCCACATTACTTATTCCAAGCCTTGTACAAGCAGAAATTAATGCTGAAGAACTCATTCAAACCTTGCCAGCTGGCACTTCAGTGAGTTTTATTGCTAAAAACTTAGACACTAATCAGATTATCACACAGCATCAAAGTGATGTTTTTATGTTACCGGCAAGCACTCAGAAAGTATTTACGGCATTAGCCGCAAAATTAACCTTAAGTGATGATTTTCGCTTTCAAACTGCTCTTTTGACCAATGGTAAAGTAGAAAATGATGTGGTAAAAGGCAATTTAATTGCCCGTTTTACCGGTGATCCGGAGCTAACAAGCGGTCAAATTTATCAATTAATTAGCAAATTAAAGCAGCAAGGTATCAACAAAATTGAAGGGGATTTAATTTTAGATACTTCTGTTTTTGCCAGCCACGACAAAGCTTCCGGCTGGATTTGGAATGATTTAACAATGTGCTTTAACGCCCCACCAGCGGCGATTAATATCGATAGAAATTGTTTTTATGTTAGTTTAAATGCCGATCAGCCAATAGGCGAATTTGCCAAAGTGGATGTGCCTTCTGCCTATCCTGTACAGGTGTTTAGTTCTGCGTATGTTGTAGATAGCAAAGAAGCCCCTTTTTGCCAACTTGATGTGGTGGTTCACGATAACAATCGCTATCAAATTAAAGGCTGTATGGCTCGCCAATCCAAACCGTTTGGGCTAAGTTTCTCCGTGCAAGACCCAACTAATTACGGAGCGAATATCATCAACAAGCATTTGAAAAGTCTAGGCATTGAGTTTAACGGTCAGCTAAAAGAGCCTTTAACACCGCAAGCAGGCACAGTATTAGCCGAGCACTATTCAGAACCATTGCCTGTATTACTTAAAAAAATGATGAAAAAATCGGACAACCAAATTGCCGATGCGTTGTTCAGAACCGTTGCCAATAAACAGCATAATCGCCCAGCTTCTTTCCAATTAGGCAGTTATGTGATTCGACAACTGTTAAAATCAAAAGCCAATATTAATTTTAAAAATAGCGTTGTTGCTGATGGTTCAGGGCTTTCCCGCCATAATCAAATAAGTAGCCAAACGATGTTAGAAACCCTTGAATATATCGCCCAAAATGAAGATACATTACATTTATTTGAAACCTTCCCAATTGCAGGCGTAGATGGCACAATTTCAGGTAGAGGTTCAATTTCCACCGAACCGCTGGCGAAAAATCTGATTGCCAAAACAGGGGCATTAAAGGGTGTTTATAACCTTGCCGGCTTTATGAAAAATGCACGTGGTGAGCAAATTGCCTTCGTGCAATTTATTAGTGGTTATTCCACAGGCGAGCTGGAAAGTAAAACGAAACGAGCTCCACTGAACACCTTTGAAAATCGGTTTTATATGGCGTTGTTTAATGAATAA
- the greA gene encoding transcription elongation factor GreA, protein MKQIPMTVRGAEQLREELDFLKNVRRPQIIDAIAEAREHGDLKENAEYHAAREQQGFCEGRIQEIEGKLGNAQIIDVTKMTNNGKVIFGATVQLVNAETDEEVTYRIVGDDEANIKEGLISVNSPIARGLVGKEVDDSVSITTPGGKVEFDIVGVEYI, encoded by the coding sequence ATGAAACAAATTCCTATGACTGTGCGTGGGGCAGAGCAACTGCGTGAAGAATTGGATTTTTTGAAAAATGTGCGTCGTCCACAGATTATTGATGCCATTGCAGAAGCCCGTGAACACGGTGATTTAAAAGAGAATGCGGAATATCACGCTGCCCGTGAGCAACAAGGTTTCTGTGAAGGTCGTATTCAAGAAATTGAGGGTAAATTAGGTAACGCTCAAATTATTGATGTAACAAAAATGACCAACAACGGCAAAGTGATTTTTGGTGCAACAGTGCAATTAGTGAATGCAGAAACCGATGAAGAAGTAACTTACCGTATCGTAGGTGATGATGAAGCGAATATTAAAGAGGGCTTAATTTCGGTCAATTCACCGATTGCTCGTGGCTTAGTTGGCAAAGAAGTAGATGATTCCGTCAGCATCACCACACCAGGCGGTAAAGTGGAATTTGATATTGTTGGCGTAGAATATATTTAA
- the ndk gene encoding nucleoside-diphosphate kinase, whose protein sequence is MIQQTLSIIKPDVTKRNLIGQVLAEIEKGGLKIKALKMLHLTTEQAGGFYAEHQGKEFFEPLVEFMTSEPIVVAVLEGENAVQHYRDLMGATDPAKREKGTIRDKFALSYRENSVHGSDSEESAKREIAYFFVPSEIV, encoded by the coding sequence ATGATCCAACAAACCCTTTCTATCATCAAACCCGATGTGACCAAACGTAATCTTATCGGGCAAGTGTTGGCTGAAATTGAAAAAGGCGGACTAAAAATCAAAGCACTGAAAATGTTGCATTTAACCACAGAACAAGCAGGTGGGTTCTACGCAGAACATCAAGGCAAAGAATTTTTCGAGCCATTGGTGGAATTTATGACAAGTGAACCGATTGTGGTTGCGGTATTAGAAGGCGAAAATGCCGTACAACATTACCGTGATTTAATGGGAGCAACAGATCCGGCAAAACGTGAAAAAGGCACAATCCGCGACAAATTTGCGTTAAGCTACCGTGAAAACTCGGTGCACGGTTCAGATTCGGAAGAGTCGGCAAAACGTGAAATTGCTTATTTCTTTGTACCGAGTGAGATTGTGTAA
- the metG gene encoding methionine--tRNA ligase gives MSNQKRKMLVTCALPYANGAIHLGHMLEHIQADIWVRFQRMRGNEVHFVCADDAHGTPIMLNANKLGITPEQLIEKAKADHIADFEGFNISFDNYHSTHSEENREITSEIYKKLRANGFIKSKVISQLFDPEKNMFLPDRFVKGTCPKCKAEDQYGDNCEVCASTYSPMDLINPRSAVSGSTPVVKESEHFFFDLPSFEGMLKEWTRSGSLQSEIANKMQEWFESGLQQWDISRDAPYFGFEIPDAENKFFYVWLDAPIGYMASFKNLCDRKGINFDEFWKKDSDSELYHFIGKDIVYFHSLFWPAMLEGSGYRKPTNVFAHGYVTVDGAKMSKSRGTFIQASTYLKHIDPECLRYYYAAKLNDRIEDLDFSLDDFVQRVNSDIVNKLVNLASRNAGFIAKRFEGKLAAKLDDEALFNEFTAQAETIANFYESREFNKAIRAIMELTDKANKYIDEKAPWVIAKEEGKDAELQAVCSMGIELFRVLMSYLKPVLPQLAERAEAFLQAELRWDNIATPLLGHTVAPFKSLFSRLEKKQIDAVIEETKALFADAQKETKKSAEKKGTQAVEKQAVENQENIAIEPIAPEITIDDFAKLDLRAAKVLHCEAVPKSDKMLRFELDLGDHKRQVFSGIKAAYPNPEELIGRFVVVIANLAPRKMSFGMSEGMILSAGSGGANLFLLDADSGVQPGMQVK, from the coding sequence ATGTCTAACCAAAAACGAAAAATGCTTGTTACTTGTGCCTTGCCTTACGCTAACGGTGCAATTCATTTAGGTCATATGCTTGAGCATATTCAAGCGGATATTTGGGTGCGTTTTCAACGTATGCGTGGTAACGAGGTGCATTTTGTGTGTGCCGATGATGCACACGGCACGCCAATTATGCTTAACGCCAATAAATTAGGCATTACCCCTGAGCAACTTATCGAAAAAGCCAAAGCCGATCATATTGCCGACTTTGAAGGTTTTAATATCAGCTTTGATAATTATCACTCAACCCACAGCGAAGAAAACCGTGAAATCACCAGCGAAATCTATAAAAAATTGCGTGCGAACGGTTTTATCAAAAGCAAAGTGATTTCTCAGCTTTTCGACCCTGAAAAAAATATGTTCCTGCCGGATCGTTTCGTAAAAGGCACTTGCCCGAAATGTAAAGCGGAAGATCAGTATGGCGATAACTGCGAGGTTTGTGCCTCCACTTATAGCCCGATGGATTTGATTAATCCACGCTCGGCGGTTTCCGGCTCAACACCGGTGGTGAAAGAATCTGAGCATTTCTTCTTTGATTTACCGAGCTTTGAGGGAATGTTAAAAGAGTGGACACGCTCCGGCTCGCTACAATCTGAAATTGCCAACAAAATGCAAGAGTGGTTTGAAAGTGGCTTGCAACAGTGGGACATCAGCCGTGACGCTCCGTACTTCGGCTTTGAAATTCCGGATGCGGAAAACAAATTCTTCTACGTTTGGCTCGATGCCCCAATCGGTTATATGGCGTCATTCAAAAACCTCTGCGACCGCAAAGGCATTAATTTTGACGAGTTCTGGAAAAAGGATTCCGACAGCGAGCTTTACCACTTTATCGGCAAAGACATTGTTTACTTCCATAGCCTGTTCTGGCCGGCAATGTTGGAAGGCAGCGGCTACCGCAAGCCAACCAACGTGTTCGCCCACGGTTATGTGACGGTGGACGGTGCGAAAATGTCGAAATCTCGTGGTACATTCATTCAAGCCAGCACCTATTTAAAACATATCGATCCTGAATGTTTACGTTATTACTATGCGGCTAAATTAAACGACCGCATTGAAGATTTAGACTTCAGCCTTGATGATTTCGTACAACGTGTAAATAGCGACATTGTGAACAAATTGGTGAATTTAGCTTCTCGTAACGCCGGCTTTATCGCTAAACGTTTTGAGGGCAAATTAGCAGCTAAATTAGACGATGAAGCCCTATTTAATGAATTTACCGCCCAAGCGGAAACCATTGCGAATTTCTACGAAAGCCGTGAATTTAACAAGGCAATTCGTGCGATTATGGAATTAACCGACAAGGCGAACAAATACATTGATGAGAAAGCTCCGTGGGTGATCGCCAAAGAAGAGGGCAAAGATGCCGAATTGCAAGCGGTTTGCTCAATGGGGATTGAGTTATTCCGTGTGCTAATGAGCTACTTAAAACCGGTATTGCCACAACTGGCAGAACGTGCAGAAGCCTTCTTACAAGCGGAATTGCGTTGGGATAATATCGCCACGCCATTGTTAGGGCACACCGTTGCGCCGTTTAAATCGCTCTTCTCACGTCTTGAGAAAAAACAGATTGATGCGGTGATTGAAGAAACCAAAGCATTATTTGCAGATGCTCAAAAAGAAACAAAAAAATCAGCAGAGAAAAAAGGAACGCAAGCAGTGGAAAAACAAGCGGTCGAAAACCAAGAAAATATTGCAATCGAGCCGATTGCCCCGGAAATCACCATTGATGATTTCGCCAAATTAGATTTACGAGCAGCGAAAGTGTTACATTGCGAAGCTGTGCCGAAATCGGACAAAATGTTACGTTTTGAGCTGGATTTAGGCGATCACAAACGCCAAGTGTTCTCAGGCATTAAAGCGGCTTATCCAAACCCGGAAGAGCTTATCGGACGTTTTGTTGTTGTGATCGCTAACCTTGCTCCACGCAAAATGTCGTTCGGAATGTCTGAAGGAATGATTTTATCGGCAGGCAGCGGCGGTGCGAACCTGTTCTTGTTAGACGCAGACAGCGGTGTTCAGCCGGGTATGCAGGTAAAATAG
- the menC gene encoding o-succinylbenzoate synthase, with amino-acid sequence MRKVTLYRYQLPIQTGVVLRKQKLTERAGLLVCLQENERIGWGEIAPLPTFSQETLEQAESQAKKWLKVWQSGETNALDDLFPSVSFGLSCALAELNNTLGEQGSYRSAILCYGDVEKFQPTVTLGKLKIGIEPEKEGELADLLLSTNPNLQLRLDANRQWSLEQAVKFAEKIVNTNKARIQFIEEPCQTPELSRQFTKQTGIAMAWDETVREPDFVVKKEPNLTAIIIKPTLTGSLEKCVKLIDQAHSQGLTAVISSSLESSLGLTQLARIAHQYTPNSVPGLDTLNLMQHQLLREWQGSELPLIGVESEFVTEVVL; translated from the coding sequence ATGCGAAAAGTAACCTTATATCGCTACCAATTACCCATTCAAACCGGCGTGGTGCTACGCAAACAAAAGCTGACTGAGCGAGCAGGCTTACTCGTCTGTTTACAGGAAAATGAACGTATCGGCTGGGGGGAAATCGCCCCTTTGCCGACCTTTAGCCAAGAAACGTTGGAGCAAGCCGAGAGCCAAGCTAAAAAGTGGCTAAAAGTGTGGCAAAGCGGAGAAACAAATGCCCTCGATGATCTTTTTCCCTCTGTCTCCTTTGGGCTAAGTTGTGCCTTGGCAGAATTGAATAATACGTTGGGCGAGCAGGGCAGTTATCGGTCTGCGATTTTATGCTATGGTGATGTGGAGAAATTCCAGCCGACCGTTACGCTTGGTAAATTAAAAATTGGCATAGAGCCTGAAAAAGAGGGCGAATTAGCGGATTTGTTGCTTTCAACAAACCCAAACTTACAGCTCAGGCTGGACGCCAACCGCCAATGGAGTTTGGAACAAGCGGTTAAATTTGCCGAAAAAATTGTAAATACCAACAAAGCTCGCATTCAATTTATCGAAGAACCCTGCCAAACGCCCGAACTTTCCCGCCAATTTACCAAGCAAACCGGCATTGCGATGGCCTGGGACGAAACGGTGCGAGAGCCAGATTTTGTGGTAAAAAAAGAGCCAAATCTGACCGCTATCATCATTAAACCCACGCTAACAGGCTCGCTAGAAAAATGCGTGAAACTGATCGACCAGGCTCATTCGCAAGGATTAACCGCAGTTATCAGTTCAAGCCTTGAAAGCAGCTTAGGATTAACCCAGCTGGCTCGCATCGCTCACCAATATACGCCAAACAGCGTACCGGGGTTGGATACGCTTAATTTAATGCAGCACCAATTATTGCGAGAATGGCAAGGTTCGGAATTGCCGTTAATTGGCGTGGAGAGCGAATTTGTCACCGAGGTTGTGCTATAA
- the rsuA gene encoding 16S rRNA pseudouridine(516) synthase RsuA, with protein sequence MRLDKFIAENTGLTRSQAAKALKSGIVTVNGKIEKSGAAKISQADEIYYEDQKLEWMEAGQYFMLYKPQGYICSHDDGEYPTVFQFFDYPLMTKLHTAGRLDVDTTGLVLLTDDGKWSHRITSPKHHCEKTYLVTLADPVEDFYAEKLAEGILLRGEKEPTLPAQLEILDDYNVNLTISEGRYHQVKRMFAALGNKVEALHRWRIGDVILDETLAEGEFRPLTQTEIEYF encoded by the coding sequence ATGCGTTTAGATAAATTTATCGCCGAAAATACCGGCTTAACTCGTTCGCAGGCTGCAAAAGCACTGAAAAGCGGTATTGTGACAGTCAATGGAAAAATCGAAAAAAGCGGTGCAGCAAAAATCAGCCAAGCAGATGAAATTTATTACGAAGATCAGAAACTAGAGTGGATGGAAGCAGGGCAATATTTTATGCTTTACAAACCGCAGGGCTATATTTGCTCGCACGATGATGGCGAATATCCAACCGTGTTCCAATTTTTCGATTATCCGCTGATGACCAAACTGCACACAGCTGGCAGGCTTGATGTAGATACCACAGGGCTTGTGCTTTTAACCGATGACGGCAAATGGTCGCATCGTATTACTTCGCCAAAGCACCATTGCGAAAAAACTTATTTAGTCACATTAGCCGATCCTGTTGAAGATTTTTATGCGGAAAAATTAGCCGAGGGTATTTTACTGCGTGGTGAAAAAGAACCGACTTTGCCGGCTCAACTTGAAATTTTAGATGATTACAATGTAAATCTGACAATCAGTGAAGGGCGTTACCACCAAGTCAAACGAATGTTTGCTGCCTTAGGCAATAAAGTAGAAGCCTTGCACCGTTGGCGAATTGGCGATGTGATTTTAGACGAAACCTTGGCAGAGGGCGAATTTCGACCGCTTACCCAAACCGAAATAGAGTATTTTTAA
- a CDS encoding Bcr/CflA family multidrug efflux MFS transporter — translation MENNRPRLSFFIILGMMAMLPPLAIDMYLPSFLDIARDLAVSQEKVQTTLALFTLGFGAGQLFWGPMADSFGRKIIILIGLIGSAIAAFFLTQVENIETFYLLRLIQGLCAAAPAVVLGALVRDLFDRNVFARLMSIIMIISMLAPLLAPIVGGYIAKYFHWHSVFYVMVAMGLLSVVLVGWKIPETLAVEKRLPLSFGKTLANFATLLKHKPTLGYVLIGGLTFAGIFCFLTSGSIVYIGLYGVSQENFGYFFGLNMVVMVTMTAINSKLVVKVGSEMMLRIALGLQVAFGIWLAMTAIFELGFWAMAIGVPLYIGMLSTIGSNASAAILEKFPEMAGTANGVAGTARFGIASLVGAGLSHIAITSEAPMLYAMASCTVLAGVVYYFLCYKQD, via the coding sequence ATGGAAAATAATAGACCCCGTTTAAGTTTTTTCATCATTTTGGGAATGATGGCAATGTTGCCGCCGCTGGCGATTGATATGTATTTGCCCTCATTTTTAGATATTGCCCGAGATCTCGCCGTATCCCAAGAAAAGGTGCAAACCACGCTTGCGTTGTTTACCCTTGGCTTCGGGGCTGGGCAGCTTTTTTGGGGGCCGATGGCGGACAGCTTCGGGCGGAAAATCATTATTTTAATCGGGCTTATCGGCTCGGCGATTGCGGCGTTTTTCCTCACTCAAGTGGAAAACATTGAAACTTTTTATCTGCTGCGATTAATCCAAGGCCTATGTGCCGCCGCCCCAGCGGTGGTGCTAGGGGCATTAGTGCGAGATCTGTTTGACCGCAATGTGTTTGCCAGACTGATGTCGATCATTATGATTATCTCAATGCTCGCCCCACTGCTTGCCCCGATTGTGGGCGGTTATATTGCCAAATATTTCCACTGGCATTCGGTGTTTTATGTGATGGTCGCAATGGGCTTGTTGAGCGTGGTGCTGGTAGGTTGGAAAATCCCTGAAACGCTGGCGGTGGAAAAACGCTTGCCTCTCAGTTTTGGCAAAACCTTAGCCAATTTCGCCACACTTCTCAAACACAAACCGACACTCGGCTATGTGCTGATTGGCGGCTTAACATTTGCCGGCATTTTCTGCTTTTTGACTTCGGGTTCTATTGTCTATATCGGGCTATATGGCGTCTCACAGGAAAATTTCGGCTATTTCTTTGGCTTGAATATGGTCGTGATGGTAACGATGACGGCGATTAACAGCAAGCTAGTGGTGAAAGTCGGCTCAGAAATGATGCTGCGAATTGCTCTTGGGCTTCAGGTAGCGTTTGGTATTTGGCTGGCGATGACAGCAATTTTTGAGTTAGGCTTCTGGGCAATGGCAATCGGTGTGCCGCTTTACATCGGAATGCTTTCTACCATTGGTAGCAATGCCAGTGCCGCTATTTTAGAAAAATTCCCCGAAATGGCAGGCACCGCAAACGGCGTTGCTGGCACGGCACGTTTTGGTATTGCTTCGTTAGTGGGGGCAGGGCTTTCCCATATTGCGATTACCAGCGAAGCGCCAATGCTTTATGCAATGGCAAGCTGTACGGTTTTAGCCGGTGTGGTTTATTACTTCCTCTGTTATAAGCAGGATTAA
- the rlmD gene encoding 23S rRNA (uracil(1939)-C(5))-methyltransferase RlmD gives MAIFYSEKVAKKSAKTTDCQTVKIQALDYQGLGIAKINGKTWFIENALPDEQVEFKVLEEKRQYGRGQMVKILKKSANRTEPSCELYGKCGGCQMQHISLDLQREAKQKALFQRLQKLQSEAIDFQTMIVGNDKAYRRRAKLSIAIQNGKLTMGFRLQNSNQIIPLENCEVLESELSKLLPKLQKLLAKWKNPKKLGHIELVKADNTIALFLRHLGVLSAQDSENLWHFAESEKLSLFVMCEENQLEHLCGELPYYEIQGLKLHFSIRDFIQVNASLNEKMVEKSLEWLELSDDDRVLDLFCGMGNFTLPIAKKAKSVVGIEGVEPMVEQARANAAASGLKNVAFYQTNLDGPFADKPWASELFNKVLLDPARNGALFCLDHLAALQPERIAYVSCNPATLVRDAEKLLQFGYRLEKVAMIDMFPHTAHLESISLFVK, from the coding sequence ATGGCTATTTTTTATTCCGAAAAAGTTGCAAAAAAATCCGCAAAAACCACCGATTGCCAAACCGTAAAAATTCAGGCGTTAGATTATCAAGGCTTAGGCATTGCCAAAATCAACGGCAAAACGTGGTTTATTGAAAATGCCCTGCCCGATGAACAGGTGGAATTTAAGGTATTGGAAGAAAAACGCCAATACGGGCGTGGGCAAATGGTGAAAATTTTGAAAAAATCTGCAAATCGCACCGAGCCAAGCTGCGAGCTCTACGGCAAATGCGGCGGCTGCCAAATGCAACATATTTCGCTCGATTTGCAACGAGAAGCGAAGCAAAAAGCCCTGTTTCAGCGTTTACAAAAGTTGCAATCTGAAGCCATTGATTTTCAGACAATGATTGTCGGCAATGACAAAGCCTACCGCCGCCGTGCGAAACTGAGCATTGCGATACAAAACGGTAAACTCACAATGGGCTTTCGTTTACAAAATTCCAACCAAATCATACCGCTTGAAAACTGCGAAGTGTTGGAAAGTGAGCTTTCCAAGCTTCTGCCCAAATTGCAAAAACTGTTGGCAAAGTGGAAAAATCCGAAAAAACTCGGGCATATTGAATTAGTCAAAGCGGATAACACCATCGCCTTATTTTTGCGACATTTAGGGGTATTATCGGCTCAAGATAGCGAAAATTTATGGCATTTTGCCGAAAGCGAAAAGCTATCGCTGTTTGTAATGTGTGAGGAAAACCAGCTCGAGCACCTTTGCGGCGAACTGCCTTATTACGAAATTCAAGGCTTGAAGCTCCATTTTTCGATTCGGGATTTTATTCAGGTGAATGCTTCGCTCAATGAAAAAATGGTGGAAAAATCCCTTGAGTGGCTTGAACTTTCCGATGATGATCGCGTGCTAGATCTGTTCTGCGGAATGGGGAATTTCACCTTGCCGATAGCCAAAAAGGCAAAATCGGTGGTCGGCATTGAGGGCGTTGAGCCAATGGTGGAACAGGCTCGAGCCAATGCAGCTGCAAGCGGTCTAAAAAATGTGGCATTTTACCAAACTAACCTCGATGGGCCTTTTGCCGATAAGCCTTGGGCGAGCGAGCTGTTCAACAAAGTGCTGCTCGACCCTGCTCGTAATGGAGCGTTATTTTGTTTAGATCACCTAGCCGCCTTACAGCCCGAACGAATCGCCTATGTTTCCTGCAACCCCGCCACGCTGGTGCGTGATGCAGAAAAACTGCTGCAATTCGGCTACCGCTTAGAAAAAGTCGCAATGATTGATATGTTCCCGCACACCGCCCATTTGGAGTCTATTTCGTTGTTTGTGAAATAA
- a CDS encoding anti-phage deoxyguanosine triphosphatase, protein MISAVWMERYLADKKREQDHRSPFQRDRARLLHSEAFRCLQAKTQIHAVGEDDFYRTRLTHSLEVAQIGSSLREKLLEDLDSFQAVYFAQDFTKNSENLTALLNALLPSHSLIESLCFAHDIGHPPFGHGGEMALNYKMHEFGGFEGNAQSFRIMTQLEPYTEKAGMNLTRRTLLGVMKYPSLLSATAPAKMAEISEARHINLHYFPQSKGIFDDDKHFFDWVLEPLSEADKRQFCVVEQNQEPSKPNKTRYKSLDCSIMELADDIAYGVHDLEDAIVGGMVTPQSWQNAEKLLEECQSDWVKQRLPEIRAKLFSEHRYERKDVIGALVNHFITNVRWQALPEFEEPLLRYNAYLPENVACVLKILKDFVYQYVICDVKTQRVERKGQRILMELFDILSSDPMRLLPNNIRERWQNAPEAKRARVICDYLASMSDGQAFKLYEGL, encoded by the coding sequence ATGATTTCAGCGGTTTGGATGGAGCGTTATTTGGCGGACAAAAAACGGGAGCAGGATCACCGCTCGCCGTTTCAGCGTGATCGGGCAAGGCTTTTGCATTCGGAAGCGTTTCGCTGCTTGCAGGCAAAAACGCAAATTCACGCGGTTGGCGAAGACGATTTTTATCGCACTCGCTTAACTCATTCGTTGGAGGTCGCCCAAATCGGCAGCAGTTTGCGTGAGAAGTTGTTGGAGGATTTAGACAGCTTTCAAGCGGTCTATTTTGCTCAAGATTTTACAAAAAACTCGGAAAATTTGACCGCTTTACTCAACGCATTATTGCCTTCGCATAGCCTGATTGAATCCCTCTGTTTCGCCCACGACATCGGGCATCCGCCATTCGGACACGGCGGTGAAATGGCGCTGAATTACAAAATGCACGAATTTGGCGGCTTTGAGGGCAATGCTCAATCGTTTCGCATTATGACCCAGCTCGAGCCTTACACCGAAAAGGCGGGAATGAATTTAACCCGCCGAACTTTGCTGGGCGTGATGAAATATCCGTCACTGTTATCTGCGACCGCTCCCGCTAAAATGGCGGAAATTTCCGAAGCTCGCCACATTAATTTGCACTATTTCCCGCAAAGTAAGGGCATTTTTGATGATGACAAACACTTTTTTGATTGGGTGCTTGAGCCGCTTAGCGAAGCGGATAAACGTCAATTCTGTGTGGTGGAGCAAAATCAAGAACCGAGCAAGCCGAATAAAACCCGTTATAAATCCCTCGATTGCAGCATTATGGAGCTGGCAGACGACATTGCCTACGGCGTGCACGATTTAGAAGATGCGATTGTGGGCGGAATGGTGACGCCGCAATCGTGGCAAAATGCGGAGAAATTGCTGGAGGAATGCCAATCGGATTGGGTAAAACAGCGTCTTCCGGAAATACGGGCAAAATTATTCTCTGAGCATCGCTACGAACGCAAAGATGTGATTGGAGCTTTAGTGAACCATTTTATCACCAATGTGCGTTGGCAAGCCTTGCCGGAGTTTGAAGAGCCGCTGTTGCGTTACAACGCTTACCTGCCGGAAAATGTTGCTTGCGTACTGAAAATTTTGAAGGATTTTGTCTATCAATATGTGATTTGTGATGTGAAAACCCAGCGAGTGGAACGCAAAGGGCAACGCATTTTGATGGAGTTGTTTGATATTCTCAGCAGCGATCCGATGCGATTGTTGCCGAATAACATTCGTGAGCGTTGGCAAAATGCCCCTGAAGCCAAGCGAGCAAGGGTGATTTGCGATTATCTGGCAAGTATGTCAGACGGACAAGCTTTCAAACTTTATGAAGGATTGTAG